One Panicum virgatum strain AP13 chromosome 3N, P.virgatum_v5, whole genome shotgun sequence DNA segment encodes these proteins:
- the LOC120664246 gene encoding uncharacterized protein LOC120664246 yields MEDAAKLDPTSIEFCERRIEQLKSQKRKLEMTTTENFAEQADPKGGKKRCKEVKSLLERKVKNPETRQADQEDARKHAKQIGSLEKVIKFMEKRREYIIIAAERSISVEAAQELAEQEEELKDEEQPGGEWMQEYTRVQDLNAATDNLPTLTDGHKDPATVAAVLDPDDKSKIINVAKSVVKVSFPPPNRGREYLDQWYTGIIISWDVPNKTAMILSGGCLDRDIDDKSKRKIFVHYPYMEDDGLIEAKLLFFSTFYQLSLLEVAFQGMLLDVPTQIPHFGSTHPKRGDEVFSLGRDQWRRTDENRGPRRPIHGGRTPAWKRGPAICRGVRAKQGMASAIARHNRSSAPGRDKDLSLVVRRGTIVKDGCLIGLRQGYLFLDYELPGGGTGGPVVDHQGDVVGMVMACDDYIAIILPISIVLSCFRMWTDFRRIARPLLGMSCRNAEALDSRSGDIRFDALVVTKVDPTSAAWKQGIRSGNLIVSFDEQAPKPLPEFEVFLLSLGSKNLHGTHTEVDFKLEVQDPDNVQRSITLHVPFPDVANVLG; encoded by the exons ATGGAGGACGCAGCGAAGTTGGATCCGACCAGCATTGAGTTTTGCGAGAGGAGGATCGAGCAATTGAAGAGTCAGAAGAGGAAACTTGAGATGACTACGACGGAAAATTTCGCGGAGCAAGCGGATCCGAAGGGCGGGAAGAAGCGTTGCAAGGAGGttaagtctctgctagagaggAAGGTCAAGAATCCCGAGACGAGGCAGGCGGATCAGGAGGACGCGAGGAAGCATGCAAAGCAGATCGGCTCTCTGGAGAAGGTCATCAAGTTCATGGAGAAGAGGAGGGAATATATTATTATTGCGGCGGAAAGATCTATTTCCGTGGAGGCTGCGCAGGAGCtggcggagcaggaggaggagctgaaGGACGAGGAGCAGCCGGGCGGAGAGTGGATGCAAGAATACACGAGAGTCCAGGATCTTAATG CTGCGACCGATAACCTTCCCACTCTGACCGATGGCCACAAGGACCCTGCCACCGTTGCTGCTGTGCTCGACCCGGATGACAAGAGCAAGATCATAAATGTGGCAAAGTCAGTTGTCAAAGTTTCCTTTCCCCCACCAAATCGAG GTCGGGAATATTTGGATCAGTGGTATACTGGCATCATCATCAGTTGGGATGTGCCCAATAAGACAGCAATGATCCTCAGTGGTGGTTGTTTGGACCGCGACATTGATGATAAGTCCAAGAGGAAG ATATTCGTGCATTATCCATACATGGAAGATGATGGCTTAATTGAGGCAAAACTTCTCTTCTTCAGCACATTCTATCAACTTTCTTTGCTGGAGGTTGCTTTTCAGGGGATGCTGCTGGATGTCCCGACACAGATTCCCCATTTTGGTTCAACCCACCCAAAACGTGGTGATGAGGTATTTTCATTGGGTAGGGACCAGTGGCGGAGGACGGATGAAAATCGAG GACCTCGTCGGCCAATCCATGGCGGGCGGACGCCAGCTTGGAAGCGGGGACCAGCTATTTGCAGGGGTGTCCGCGCCAAACAAGGTATGGCGAGCGCCATAGCTCGCCATAACAGGTCCTCCGCCCCTGGTAGGGACAAAGATTTGTCATTGGTGGTCCGTCGTGGGACAATTGTGAAAGATGGGTGTCTCATTGGGTTGCGCCAAGGTTACCTGTTTCTGGACTATGAACTACCTGGG GGTGGCACAGGAGGACCTGTGGTTGATCATCAAGGTGACGTGGTAGGGATGGTAATGGCTTGTGATGATTACATAGCAATTATTCTTCCTATCTCTATTGTCCTCTCATGTTTTCGTATGTGGACAGATTTCAG ACGAATAGCTCGTCCCTTGCTCGGTATGAGCTGTAGGAATGCGGAAGCTCTGGATTCTCGCTCTGGTGACATCAGATTTGATGCTTTAGTTGTAACTAAG GTTGACCCGACTTCTGCCGCATGGAAGCAGGGCATTAGAAGTGGGAATTTGATTGTTTCCTTTGATGAGCAGGCTCCTAAACCTTTGCCGGAG TTTGAAGTTTTTCTACTGTCGCTTGGTTCAAAGAACCTCCATGGGACACACACGGAGGTTGATTTCAAG CTGGAAGTTCAAGATCCCGACAATGTTCAGAGAAGCATTACCTTGCATGTTCCATTCCCTGATGTTGCCAAT